The proteins below come from a single Chloroflexota bacterium genomic window:
- a CDS encoding O-antigen ligase family protein, which produces MNVQSWWRRGQPASRGPESGQGGASPALAGGEDRTAASTDNGGASLDGPPLTGFRRAAARLVALEPWLAPICALILLLAPNPLIWPAALVGLLPSAARLATTGRPWRASAFDGPLLLLAIGALLGGWASLSRDGALIRLTGMLGAFFLFAAAREHLRGAGTLRWLVPGLLASAVVSSLALMVLVGPFLLLDHVPPVAWIVNAVDRWQLGAWFVDQDWLLQRYRFRASGVGALGVMGLALAFAMFVGQGGWRARTITLLTVPVFLIMLVVADNRGSMLAGAMTVGAMATVWRLRLLPLVPLASLLTVLFLAFGPNDRGLSLKTLAQRFWFWENSVYLAREVPLTGAGLGLESVQLVYRAYFLPAYPPFSHAHNIYLQGLLEYGVFGLLGLLWFGLATLWVGWRAPAAGDRWTMAGRLAGFGLSATMLTTGLSEIVMLTTFGNALAFGAFGLLAATSDRPPATAAASIPRRRAARLPRWQRVGAAAAAALALAAILAVTPLGPALAARVLLNAGTADLNRATLSESIDKRARDQALDRATETLRLVTTLNPDDLAGQRNLALALAANDDSRRGRAAADRARALTPANSRADQFQLGRMYTSLNAWGDAIRAYQAAEAAPQLIQLGNRLLRLRNFDQATNAFIATARVDPTSRGAYEGVTRAVRDRKGSADDAVAALGPLLERDSKTEYSAHLQAAQIYREAGRLHEAADQLVRAEELYGGPELAFELGRLMLTGGLPERAEPLLRRPVKEQPYEPDNWLWLARALAALGRDEEAIDAIRQGLSKVDTSGQFAPPAEKLPETAAVRAAEIKRSERAPMLGVMAESMLRLGRAADALPALDEAVAAVPKDAWLTGLRAQAQAAEQGGQVNLALNPSFDRDGSWTLRTGEWWLRPGPRNLVNELPAIADGVAAIAQPETGTRTLVQEVLGLEPGRRYRLTVRLRGQGLTSDSVRVSMVNHRTTREVVRIVEQPQTPGAWQTVSLDSAVSEDNLTVMIGFGPHAPAGAQIFVDEVTLTPADGPRSATAPSRPGG; this is translated from the coding sequence GTGAACGTCCAGTCCTGGTGGCGACGCGGCCAGCCAGCGAGCCGGGGTCCGGAATCTGGCCAGGGCGGCGCCAGCCCGGCTCTTGCCGGCGGCGAGGACCGCACGGCGGCCAGCACTGACAACGGCGGGGCGTCGCTGGATGGACCGCCGCTGACGGGCTTCCGCCGCGCAGCGGCGCGGCTGGTGGCGCTTGAGCCGTGGCTCGCCCCCATCTGCGCGCTGATCCTGCTGCTGGCCCCCAATCCGCTGATCTGGCCAGCCGCCCTGGTCGGGCTGCTCCCGAGCGCGGCCCGGCTGGCGACCACGGGCCGTCCCTGGCGCGCCTCGGCCTTCGATGGACCGCTGCTCCTGCTGGCAATCGGCGCGCTGCTCGGCGGTTGGGCCAGCCTCAGCCGCGACGGCGCACTGATCCGCCTGACGGGCATGCTCGGCGCGTTCTTCCTCTTCGCCGCCGCCCGCGAGCACCTGCGAGGGGCAGGCACGCTGCGCTGGCTCGTGCCGGGGCTGCTGGCGAGCGCCGTCGTGAGCAGCCTGGCGCTGATGGTGCTGGTCGGGCCGTTCCTGCTGCTCGATCACGTGCCGCCGGTCGCCTGGATCGTCAACGCGGTGGATCGCTGGCAGCTCGGCGCGTGGTTCGTGGATCAGGATTGGCTGCTCCAGCGGTATCGCTTCCGGGCGTCGGGCGTCGGTGCGCTCGGCGTGATGGGGCTGGCGCTCGCCTTCGCCATGTTCGTCGGGCAGGGCGGCTGGCGCGCACGCACCATCACCCTGCTCACCGTTCCCGTCTTCCTGATCATGCTGGTGGTGGCGGACAATCGCGGCTCGATGCTGGCCGGCGCGATGACCGTCGGCGCGATGGCGACCGTCTGGCGGCTCCGGCTGCTGCCGCTGGTTCCGCTGGCGAGCCTGTTGACCGTCCTCTTCCTGGCGTTCGGCCCCAACGACCGCGGCCTCAGCCTCAAGACGCTGGCCCAGCGATTCTGGTTCTGGGAGAACAGCGTCTACCTCGCCCGCGAGGTGCCGCTGACGGGCGCTGGGCTGGGGCTGGAGTCCGTCCAGCTGGTCTACCGCGCCTACTTCCTGCCAGCCTACCCGCCGTTCAGCCACGCCCACAACATCTACCTGCAGGGGCTGCTGGAGTACGGGGTATTCGGGCTGCTCGGCCTGCTCTGGTTCGGACTGGCGACCCTCTGGGTCGGGTGGCGCGCCCCGGCCGCCGGCGACCGCTGGACCATGGCCGGCCGGCTGGCCGGCTTCGGCCTGTCGGCGACGATGCTGACCACGGGCCTCAGCGAGATCGTGATGCTGACGACGTTCGGCAACGCGCTGGCGTTCGGGGCGTTCGGCCTGCTGGCGGCCACCTCGGACCGGCCACCGGCGACGGCTGCGGCTTCGATCCCCCGAAGGCGCGCCGCCAGACTGCCGCGCTGGCAGCGCGTCGGCGCGGCAGCCGCCGCCGCGCTGGCCCTGGCGGCCATCCTGGCGGTGACACCCCTCGGCCCCGCGCTGGCGGCGCGGGTGTTGCTGAACGCCGGGACGGCCGATCTGAATCGCGCCACGCTCTCCGAGAGCATCGACAAACGCGCCCGGGACCAGGCCCTGGACCGGGCCACCGAGACGCTTCGGCTGGTCACCACGCTGAACCCGGACGACCTGGCCGGGCAGCGCAACCTGGCATTGGCGCTTGCCGCCAACGACGACAGCCGGCGCGGGCGGGCCGCAGCCGACCGTGCCCGCGCCCTCACGCCGGCGAACAGCCGCGCCGACCAGTTCCAGCTGGGCCGGATGTACACCAGCCTGAACGCCTGGGGTGACGCCATCCGAGCCTACCAGGCGGCCGAGGCCGCGCCGCAGCTCATCCAGCTTGGGAATCGGCTCCTGCGCCTCCGCAACTTCGACCAGGCGACGAACGCCTTCATCGCGACGGCGCGGGTGGACCCGACCAGCCGTGGCGCGTACGAGGGCGTCACGCGGGCCGTGCGCGACCGCAAGGGCTCCGCCGACGACGCTGTCGCGGCACTCGGTCCGCTGCTGGAGCGGGACTCGAAGACTGAGTATAGCGCGCATCTCCAGGCGGCCCAGATCTACCGCGAGGCCGGCCGGCTCCACGAGGCCGCCGACCAGCTGGTCCGCGCCGAGGAGCTGTACGGCGGCCCGGAGCTGGCTTTCGAGCTGGGGCGGCTGATGCTCACGGGCGGCCTTCCCGAACGGGCCGAGCCGCTCCTGCGACGCCCGGTCAAGGAACAGCCGTACGAGCCAGACAACTGGCTCTGGCTGGCTCGGGCGCTGGCCGCGCTCGGGCGGGACGAGGAGGCCATCGACGCAATCCGCCAGGGACTCTCGAAGGTGGATACGTCGGGGCAGTTCGCGCCGCCGGCTGAGAAGCTCCCGGAGACGGCCGCCGTCCGGGCCGCCGAGATCAAGCGGTCGGAGCGCGCCCCGATGCTTGGCGTCATGGCCGAGAGCATGCTGCGCCTGGGGCGGGCCGCCGACGCCCTGCCAGCCCTCGACGAGGCCGTTGCCGCCGTCCCGAAAGATGCCTGGCTGACGGGATTGCGCGCACAGGCGCAGGCGGCCGAACAGGGCGGCCAGGTCAATCTCGCGCTCAACCCGTCGTTTGACCGCGACGGCTCCTGGACGCTGCGAACGGGGGAGTGGTGGCTGCGCCCCGGTCCCCGCAACCTCGTGAACGAGTTGCCGGCCATCGCCGACGGCGTCGCGGCGATCGCGCAGCCGGAGACCGGCACTCGAACGCTGGTGCAGGAGGTTCTGGGGCTGGAGCCGGGGCGGCGCTATCGGCTGACCGTCCGCCTGCGCGGGCAGGGGCTCACCAGCGACTCAGTCCGCGTCTCGATGGTCAATCACCGCACGACCCGCGAGGTCGTGCGGATCGTGGAGCAGCCGCAGACGCCGGGGGCATGGCAGACCGTCTCTCTGGACAGCGCCGTCTCGGAGGACAACCTGACCGTGATGATCGGCTTCGGGCCGCACGCGCCGGCCGGCGCGCAGATCTTCGTGGACGAGGTGACCCTGACGCCGGCCGACGGTCCACGTTCGGCGACGGCCCCGAGCCGCCCAGGTGGGTAA
- a CDS encoding sugar transferase — MVVCGAPIGLGLTVTAHTPSSWDGTAVPEPALKRPLDLLAAGLGLLALGPVLAGIAAAIKLDSPGPVLYRATRTGRFGQPFTMYKFRTMQTRQDHTATRITTHGDRRITRVGRLLRSARLDELPQLWNVLTGDMSLVGPRPEDPRYTALYTGADRRALAVRPGITSLAALLYRDEDRLLVGADWERVYVGEVMPAKLAIDNAYVERQSVWLDVKILLATALAPLRLEGFIDLKGEVERLRGRQPVRQTGQEPATA; from the coding sequence ATGGTCGTCTGCGGTGCTCCGATTGGACTCGGTCTCACTGTGACGGCGCACACGCCGTCATCCTGGGACGGCACGGCCGTTCCCGAGCCGGCGCTCAAGCGCCCGCTGGATCTGCTGGCGGCCGGCCTCGGCCTGCTCGCGCTCGGGCCGGTCCTGGCCGGCATCGCCGCCGCCATCAAGCTGGACTCGCCCGGCCCGGTCCTCTACCGCGCGACTCGCACCGGCCGGTTCGGCCAACCGTTCACCATGTACAAGTTTCGGACGATGCAGACGCGCCAGGATCACACCGCGACCCGTATCACCACCCACGGCGACCGCCGTATCACGCGGGTCGGCCGCCTGCTGCGTTCGGCGCGCCTGGACGAGCTGCCGCAGCTCTGGAACGTCCTGACCGGCGACATGAGCCTGGTCGGGCCGCGCCCAGAAGACCCGCGGTACACGGCCCTCTACACGGGGGCAGACCGGCGGGCGCTCGCCGTGCGGCCAGGGATCACCAGCCTCGCGGCCCTGCTCTACCGCGACGAGGATCGCCTGCTGGTGGGCGCGGACTGGGAGCGCGTCTACGTGGGCGAGGTGATGCCGGCCAAGCTTGCCATCGACAACGCCTACGTCGAGCGACAGTCGGTCTGGCTGGACGTGAAGATCCTCCTGGCGACGGCCCTGGCCCCGCTGCGCCTCGAAGGCTTCATCGACCTCAAGGGCGAAGTCGAACGGCTGCGCGGCCGGCAGCCTGTGCGGCAGACCGGCCAGGAACCGGCGACGGCGTGA
- a CDS encoding class I SAM-dependent methyltransferase, with the protein MTSQGEQARIAAYYQEREAAGMAARYSLFQPGSLFRMQSFERDLLAALTRHGRTALRQYRMLDVGCGDGAFLRRLVSWGADPGLLNGVDLLPERVAAAQRVDPGIDVQQADASALPFEPAAFDLVFQHTAFSSILDDGMRRAVAREIERVLRPGGLMVSYDFRVARDRRNTRPLRAADLAALFPGYAADVRRVTLVPPLTRALAGRSWLLCEILEAIPLLRTHELVVLTKP; encoded by the coding sequence GTGACGTCTCAGGGCGAGCAGGCGCGCATCGCCGCCTACTACCAGGAGCGCGAGGCGGCCGGCATGGCCGCCCGCTACTCGCTCTTTCAGCCGGGCAGCCTCTTCCGGATGCAGAGCTTCGAACGGGATCTGCTGGCAGCGCTCACCCGCCACGGGCGGACGGCGCTCCGGCAGTATCGGATGCTCGACGTGGGCTGTGGCGACGGCGCATTCCTGCGGCGGCTGGTCAGCTGGGGCGCAGACCCGGGGCTGCTCAACGGCGTGGATCTGCTGCCGGAGCGCGTGGCGGCGGCTCAGCGGGTCGATCCGGGCATCGACGTGCAGCAGGCCGACGCCAGCGCGCTGCCCTTCGAGCCGGCCGCGTTCGACCTCGTTTTTCAGCACACCGCCTTCTCGTCGATCCTTGACGACGGGATGCGCCGGGCGGTGGCCCGTGAGATCGAAAGAGTGCTGCGGCCCGGCGGCCTCATGGTATCCTACGACTTCCGTGTGGCACGGGATCGGCGGAACACCCGTCCGCTGCGAGCAGCCGACCTTGCGGCCCTGTTTCCTGGGTACGCTGCGGACGTTCGCCGCGTGACGCTCGTCCCACCGCTCACCCGGGCGCTGGCCGGTCGGAGCTGGCTGTTGTGTGAGATCCTCGAAGCGATCCCGCTGCTGCGGACGCACGAGCTGGTCGTCCTCACGAAGCCGTAG
- a CDS encoding DegT/DnrJ/EryC1/StrS family aminotransferase — MIAQGLALDGGSPIRASWLPFHRPRIEEDEIAEVVDTLRGGWLTTGPRAKRFEREFADYVGAQYGVAVNSATAAMHLGLEAIGIRPGDEVIVPSYTFTATAEVVLYFEARPVIVDVDPVTLNIDPAAVEAAITPRTKAIMPVDMAGVPCEYDALRDIAKRHNLVLLGDAAHSLPAYYKDEMVGTLCDLTAFSFYVTKPLATGEGGILVTNNQQWAERAQVMSLHGMSRDAWKRHTSEGSWYYEVVAPGFKYNLTDVAAAIGLRQLTKQQRFLDERRAIASRYTAAFSAMPELEPPTEPAHVQSSWHLYMLRLNLDLLRVDRAEVIRAINAENIGTSVHFIPLHLHPAYHERYGHTPESFPVAYQQYQRVISLPLFPGMTDQDIEDVIAAVTRVVRHYRR; from the coding sequence ATGATCGCCCAAGGTCTGGCGCTGGATGGCGGCTCGCCGATCCGCGCAAGCTGGCTGCCGTTCCACCGTCCGCGCATCGAAGAGGACGAGATCGCCGAGGTGGTGGACACCCTGCGCGGCGGCTGGCTGACCACCGGCCCGCGCGCCAAGCGCTTCGAGCGCGAGTTCGCGGACTACGTGGGCGCGCAGTACGGCGTGGCGGTCAACTCCGCGACCGCCGCCATGCACCTGGGCCTGGAGGCCATCGGCATCCGCCCCGGCGACGAGGTGATCGTCCCATCGTACACGTTCACCGCGACGGCCGAGGTCGTGCTCTACTTCGAGGCCCGCCCGGTGATCGTGGACGTAGACCCGGTCACCCTGAACATCGACCCGGCCGCCGTCGAAGCTGCCATCACCCCGCGCACGAAGGCGATCATGCCGGTCGATATGGCGGGCGTCCCCTGCGAGTACGACGCCCTTCGCGACATCGCAAAGCGCCACAACCTCGTGCTGCTGGGCGATGCCGCCCACTCGCTGCCAGCCTACTACAAGGATGAGATGGTCGGGACGCTCTGCGACCTGACGGCGTTCAGCTTCTATGTCACCAAGCCGCTGGCGACGGGCGAGGGCGGCATCCTGGTGACCAACAATCAGCAGTGGGCCGAGCGCGCCCAGGTCATGAGCCTGCACGGGATGAGCCGCGACGCCTGGAAGCGCCACACCAGCGAAGGCTCGTGGTACTACGAGGTGGTGGCCCCCGGCTTCAAGTACAACCTGACGGATGTCGCGGCGGCCATCGGCCTGCGCCAGTTGACCAAGCAGCAGCGCTTCCTCGACGAGCGGCGCGCCATCGCCAGCCGCTACACGGCAGCATTCAGTGCCATGCCCGAGCTGGAGCCGCCGACCGAGCCAGCGCACGTGCAGTCGTCGTGGCACCTGTACATGCTGCGCCTGAACCTCGACTTGCTGCGGGTGGACCGCGCCGAGGTCATCCGGGCCATCAACGCCGAGAACATCGGCACCAGCGTCCACTTCATTCCCTTGCACCTGCACCCCGCGTACCACGAGCGGTACGGCCACACGCCGGAGTCGTTCCCCGTCGCCTACCAGCAGTACCAGCGGGTGATCTCGCTGCCGTTGTTCCCCGGCATGACGGACCAGGACATCGAGGACGTGATCGCCGCCGTGACGCGGGTGGTGCGCCATTACCGGCGCTGA
- the mltG gene encoding endolytic transglycosylase MltG produces MLGGIGSLPGLVRGGISQLDTPVSSDSRLVTFTVKPGQSAIDIGEALQQAGLIRSPITFRAAVEARGVGAKIESGDYQLSPSMTTAEIVAVLSKGASRTGILVTIPEGWRAEQAAQKAEAVGVGRADDVLTLVRAGAGAGLPLAEQPPSGASLEGYLFPDTYEVAKGATPRALVEMMAKQFDKSVTPALRQRLQNRGLSLHQGITLASIVEREAAIQAEQPVIASVYLNRLKRNMPLQADPTVQFAVASGNLAEAVGFGFWKRELTRDDLRNPSPYNTYVQRGLPPGPICSPGLAALEAVANAADTEYLFFVAKGDGSHVFAKTDTEHAANVERYQR; encoded by the coding sequence ATGCTCGGCGGGATCGGCAGCCTGCCGGGCCTCGTTCGCGGCGGCATCAGCCAGCTTGACACGCCGGTCAGCAGCGACTCGCGCCTGGTCACGTTCACCGTCAAGCCGGGTCAGTCTGCCATCGACATCGGCGAGGCGCTGCAGCAGGCCGGGCTGATTCGCTCGCCGATCACCTTCCGGGCCGCCGTCGAGGCGCGCGGCGTCGGCGCGAAGATCGAGTCTGGCGACTATCAGCTCAGCCCCTCGATGACGACCGCCGAGATCGTGGCGGTGCTCTCGAAGGGCGCGAGCCGCACCGGTATCCTCGTCACCATCCCCGAAGGCTGGCGCGCCGAGCAGGCGGCACAGAAGGCCGAGGCCGTGGGCGTCGGACGCGCGGACGACGTGCTGACCCTGGTGCGGGCGGGCGCGGGGGCGGGGCTGCCGCTTGCCGAGCAGCCGCCGTCTGGCGCGTCGCTGGAAGGCTACCTCTTCCCGGACACCTACGAGGTGGCGAAGGGGGCCACGCCGCGCGCCCTCGTCGAGATGATGGCGAAGCAGTTCGACAAGTCGGTGACACCGGCGCTGCGCCAGCGCCTGCAGAATCGTGGCCTGTCGCTGCACCAGGGCATCACGCTGGCCAGCATCGTGGAGCGCGAGGCGGCGATCCAGGCCGAGCAGCCGGTCATCGCCAGCGTCTACCTGAACCGGCTGAAGCGGAACATGCCACTCCAGGCCGACCCGACCGTGCAGTTCGCGGTGGCCTCTGGCAATCTCGCGGAGGCCGTCGGCTTCGGCTTCTGGAAGCGCGAGCTGACTCGGGACGATCTCCGCAACCCCTCGCCGTACAACACCTACGTGCAGCGCGGCCTCCCGCCTGGGCCGATCTGCAGCCCGGGTCTGGCCGCCCTCGAGGCCGTCGCCAACGCCGCCGACACCGAGTACCTGTTCTTCGTGGCGAAGGGCGACGGCAGCCACGTCTTCGCGAAGACCGACACCGAGCACGCGGCGAACGTTGAGCGCTACCAGCGGTGA
- a CDS encoding ATP-binding protein produces MSLTMQPGNGLANGAFNGSYDTPIDTTDFWPKPPETIEETGLVVPMVEDHLVRLLYFSQQATGAELAGLCGIPYVALQGLIHGLVRDHVFEIVGQKTLVEAGYRYQLAPNGRSRADESLRRTWYRGPLPVPLERYVEAIREQSIGEVVIRRDALRTAFSDLVISEAFLDRIGPAVNAAQSIFLYGAPGNGKTAIAERITAMIGGAIFIPHAVEVDGSIVMLYDELNHHAVSDEGSRRYDRRWQRIKRPVVMAGGELTLASLDLIWNDIGRFYEAPLQMKATGGTFLIDDFGRQLVRPVDLLNRWIVPLERRIDYLTLMTGKKLEIPFDQLLIFSTNLNPADLTDEAFQRRVRFRIPVDDPTMDQFAEVFQAVCKAKRVPFDFETFEWLVETWWRPYERPFRMVQPRDLVNQLIAIAKYLGEPPAMAPELLNRACRSYFVVDTTHAKTAAHGV; encoded by the coding sequence ATGAGTCTGACCATGCAGCCCGGCAACGGCCTCGCCAATGGTGCGTTCAACGGGTCGTACGATACGCCGATTGACACGACCGACTTCTGGCCGAAGCCGCCGGAGACGATCGAAGAGACCGGGCTGGTCGTCCCGATGGTCGAGGATCACCTCGTCCGCCTGCTCTACTTCAGCCAGCAGGCCACGGGCGCCGAGCTTGCGGGGCTGTGCGGCATTCCGTACGTGGCGCTCCAGGGTCTCATCCACGGGCTGGTGCGCGACCACGTGTTTGAGATCGTCGGGCAGAAGACGCTGGTCGAGGCTGGCTACCGCTACCAGCTCGCGCCGAACGGCCGCTCTCGCGCCGACGAGTCGCTCCGCCGGACGTGGTATCGCGGACCGCTGCCGGTCCCACTGGAGCGGTACGTAGAAGCGATCCGCGAGCAGTCCATCGGCGAGGTCGTGATCCGCCGGGACGCCCTCCGCACGGCGTTCTCGGACCTGGTCATCAGCGAGGCGTTCCTGGACCGCATCGGTCCAGCCGTCAACGCGGCGCAGTCGATCTTTCTCTACGGCGCGCCGGGCAACGGGAAGACGGCCATCGCCGAACGGATCACGGCGATGATCGGCGGCGCGATCTTCATCCCGCACGCGGTGGAGGTAGACGGCTCCATCGTCATGCTCTACGACGAGCTGAATCACCACGCCGTCAGCGACGAAGGCTCTCGCCGCTACGACCGCCGCTGGCAGCGTATCAAGCGACCCGTGGTGATGGCTGGTGGCGAGCTGACACTGGCTTCGCTCGACTTGATCTGGAACGACATCGGTCGGTTCTACGAAGCGCCGCTCCAGATGAAGGCGACCGGCGGCACGTTCCTGATCGACGACTTCGGTCGGCAACTGGTCCGGCCGGTCGATCTGCTCAACCGGTGGATCGTGCCGCTGGAGCGCCGTATCGACTACCTCACGCTGATGACCGGCAAGAAGCTGGAGATCCCGTTCGACCAGCTCCTGATCTTCTCGACCAACCTGAACCCGGCCGACCTCACGGACGAAGCGTTCCAGCGGCGCGTCCGGTTCCGGATCCCCGTGGACGATCCGACGATGGATCAGTTCGCGGAGGTCTTCCAGGCGGTCTGCAAGGCGAAGCGCGTCCCCTTTGACTTCGAGACCTTCGAGTGGCTGGTGGAGACGTGGTGGAGGCCGTACGAGCGCCCGTTCCGGATGGTGCAGCCCCGCGATCTGGTCAACCAGCTGATCGCCATCGCCAAGTACCTGGGCGAGCCACCGGCGATGGCGCCCGAGCTGCTGAACCGCGCCTGCCGCAGCTACTTCGTCGTGGACACGACGCACGCGAAGACGGCGGCGCACGGCGTCTGA
- a CDS encoding CoA ester lyase, with product MLRSLLFVPGHRARFYEKLAEFRPDAVIVDLEDAVPPAEKPLARTTVRERLDGPLLRGLQVFVRVNAVGSAFFAADVQGVVAPGLDGIFLPKAESIGQIQVANMLLAQCELRLGLPMGGIRIVPIVETVLGSLRAAEIVSASPRVLGLAFGAEDFTLDLGVERTRDGIETRYPRAQVALVAHGAGRLAIDTPWTAIDDPQGLERETVEGRQFGYTAKQAIHPSQIATIHAVFKPTDAEVAWAQRVIQAYDDAVAGGTGAINLDGKLIDVPMVARAQRVLERAGLAG from the coding sequence GTGCTACGCTCACTGCTCTTTGTGCCTGGGCACCGTGCGCGCTTCTACGAGAAGCTCGCCGAGTTCCGCCCGGATGCGGTCATCGTCGATCTGGAAGACGCCGTCCCGCCGGCCGAGAAGCCGCTCGCGCGCACAACGGTCCGCGAGCGGCTGGACGGGCCGCTGCTGCGCGGGCTTCAGGTCTTCGTGCGCGTCAACGCCGTCGGCTCAGCGTTCTTTGCCGCCGACGTGCAGGGGGTCGTTGCGCCCGGTCTCGACGGCATCTTCCTGCCGAAGGCCGAAAGCATCGGGCAGATTCAGGTCGCCAACATGCTGCTGGCCCAGTGTGAGTTGCGCCTCGGGCTGCCGATGGGCGGCATCAGGATCGTGCCCATCGTCGAGACGGTCCTGGGATCGCTGCGCGCGGCGGAGATCGTCTCGGCCTCGCCCCGCGTGCTGGGGCTGGCGTTCGGCGCTGAGGATTTCACCCTCGATCTCGGTGTGGAGCGGACGCGCGACGGCATCGAGACGCGCTACCCCCGCGCACAGGTGGCGTTGGTGGCGCACGGGGCCGGCCGCCTCGCCATCGACACGCCCTGGACGGCTATCGACGATCCCCAGGGGCTCGAACGGGAGACGGTCGAGGGGCGGCAGTTCGGCTACACCGCCAAGCAGGCGATCCACCCATCGCAGATCGCCACCATTCACGCGGTCTTCAAGCCAACCGATGCCGAGGTCGCCTGGGCGCAGCGGGTGATCCAGGCGTATGACGACGCCGTAGCCGGCGGCACCGGGGCGATCAATCTCGACGGCAAGCTGATCGACGTGCCGATGGTCGCGCGGGCGCAGCGGGTGCTGGAGCGGGCCGGCCTCGCCGGCTGA